A DNA window from Borrelia sp. HM contains the following coding sequences:
- a CDS encoding flagellar basal body P-ring protein FlgI produces the protein MKVLIIIATLSLNTIASSFAQENQHPPNNLANTNDISNRIIEKIKLKDIAEIRSSNSQILTGIGIVAGLIDKGDSSKGKEILNQALNKIGINNIDLTKIESKNIALVSVTTKINGNIIKGANQNVYIASMLDSKELTNGILLRTELRNQEGKILATAAGPISTNSKSKGTGYILNGATIHENKEYKNYNIILEKEDYTLVDSISKKLTSKNIKNNVKSGKIIEIEIKETRLLSEIEEMTIENIPRVLINEKNKLIITSKNAEIGPLTLSIERDEKNLFSNKKNEQIKIEIKQMTISEFILKNSDTLSNEELIKIIKVSKKINRLNGELILEE, from the coding sequence ATGAAAGTATTGATAATTATAGCCACACTAAGCCTAAATACAATTGCTAGCTCATTTGCACAAGAAAATCAACACCCACCAAATAATCTAGCAAATACGAATGATATTAGCAATCGAATAATTGAGAAAATAAAGCTAAAAGATATTGCAGAAATACGATCTAGTAATTCACAAATATTAACAGGAATTGGAATAGTAGCAGGACTTATTGATAAAGGAGATTCATCAAAGGGAAAAGAAATTTTAAATCAAGCTTTAAACAAAATTGGCATAAATAACATAGATCTAACAAAAATTGAAAGTAAAAATATTGCACTAGTAAGTGTAACAACCAAAATAAATGGAAATATAATTAAAGGCGCAAACCAAAACGTTTACATAGCATCTATGCTAGATTCAAAAGAATTGACAAATGGCATACTTCTAAGAACAGAATTAAGAAATCAAGAAGGCAAAATATTAGCAACTGCAGCAGGACCAATATCAACTAATTCAAAATCAAAAGGCACAGGATATATACTAAATGGAGCAACAATACACGAAAATAAAGAATACAAAAATTACAATATAATTTTAGAAAAAGAAGATTATACTTTAGTAGATTCAATAAGCAAAAAACTAACAAGCAAAAATATCAAAAATAATGTAAAATCAGGTAAAATCATAGAAATTGAAATTAAAGAAACTCGCTTACTAAGCGAAATTGAAGAAATGACAATAGAAAACATACCTAGAGTTTTAATAAATGAGAAAAATAAACTCATTATAACAAGCAAAAACGCGGAAATAGGGCCTTTAACACTTTCAATCGAAAGAGATGAAAAAAATTTATTTAGCAATAAAAAAAATGAACAAATAAAAATTGAAATAAAACAAATGACAATAAGTGAATTCATATTAAAAAATTCAGATACACTTAGCAATGAAGAGTTAATAAAAATAATAAAGGTATCTAAAAAAATTAATAGACTAAATGGGGAACTAATTTTGGAGGAATAA
- the rpmA gene encoding 50S ribosomal protein L27 gives MATSKSGGSSKNGRDSISKRLGVKRSGGQFVRAGEIIVRQRGTKFHKGKNSGLGRDYTIFALKDGIVEFKTSKGRKYINII, from the coding sequence GTGGCAACAAGTAAGAGTGGTGGTAGTTCTAAGAATGGAAGAGATTCTATATCTAAGAGGCTTGGTGTTAAGAGAAGTGGTGGGCAATTTGTAAGAGCTGGAGAAATAATTGTGCGTCAAAGAGGTACAAAATTTCATAAAGGTAAAAATTCTGGTCTTGGCAGGGATTATACAATATTTGCATTAAAGGATGGTATAGTAGAGTTTAAAACTTCTAAGGGCCGAAAATATATAAATATTATTTAA
- the rplU gene encoding 50S ribosomal protein L21: protein MYALLEIKGKQYKAVVGEMLKIDKVGATKGDKLEFDSVMLVNQDGDVKIGKPYVLGSCVKCTYVEDKKDKKVISYRYRRRKASERKVGHRQSYSYVLVDNIIVS, encoded by the coding sequence ATGTATGCGTTGTTGGAAATAAAAGGCAAGCAGTATAAGGCTGTTGTAGGAGAGATGTTAAAGATAGATAAGGTTGGAGCTACTAAAGGGGATAAATTAGAATTTGACAGTGTAATGCTTGTCAATCAAGATGGAGATGTCAAAATAGGAAAACCTTATGTTTTGGGTTCTTGTGTAAAATGTACTTATGTAGAAGATAAAAAAGATAAAAAAGTTATCTCTTACAGGTATAGAAGAAGGAAAGCAAGTGAAAGGAAAGTTGGACATCGTCAATCCTATTCTTATGTTTTAGTTGATAACATAATTGTTAGTTAG
- the flgG gene encoding flagellar basal-body rod protein FlgG has translation MMRALWTAASGMKAQQYNVDTIANNLSNVNTIGFKKIRAEFEDLIYQTQKRAGTPATENTVRPIGNQVGHGTKVSATHRIFEQGKMQNTNLNTDVAIEGEGFYKVLLPDGTYGYTRDGSFKIDANGDLVTSQGYKLLPEISFPAEGYIKDSIAISQEGIISVKINENNDPIELGQIEITRFVNPSGLNAIGNNIFKETIGSGEEISGTPGNNGMGRLRQGILEMSNVSIAEELVTMIVAQRAYEINSKAIQTSDNMLGIANNLKR, from the coding sequence ATGATGAGAGCACTATGGACAGCAGCCAGTGGAATGAAAGCACAGCAATATAATGTGGATACAATTGCCAATAATCTTTCAAATGTAAATACCATAGGATTTAAAAAAATAAGAGCTGAATTTGAAGACCTAATATATCAAACACAAAAAAGAGCAGGAACTCCCGCAACTGAAAATACAGTAAGACCCATTGGCAACCAAGTTGGACACGGAACAAAAGTATCAGCAACACACAGAATCTTTGAACAAGGAAAGATGCAAAATACCAATTTAAATACTGATGTTGCAATTGAAGGTGAAGGATTTTATAAGGTTCTTCTGCCAGATGGCACTTACGGATATACTAGAGATGGTTCATTTAAAATAGATGCAAATGGAGATCTTGTAACAAGTCAAGGATACAAATTATTACCTGAAATATCCTTTCCTGCAGAAGGGTATATAAAAGATTCCATAGCAATATCTCAAGAAGGAATAATATCTGTAAAAATTAATGAAAATAATGATCCTATTGAACTAGGACAAATAGAAATCACAAGATTCGTTAATCCATCAGGTCTAAATGCAATTGGAAATAACATATTTAAAGAAACAATCGGATCTGGAGAAGAAATATCAGGAACACCAGGAAATAACGGAATGGGAAGACTAAGACAAGGAATTCTGGAAATGTCAAACGTATCAATTGCAGAAGAACTAGTAACAATGATCGTTGCACAAAGAGCCTATGAAATAAACTCAAAAGCAATTCAAACCTCAGATAATATGTTAGGAATTGCCAATAACTTAAAAAGGTAG
- a CDS encoding DUF2147 domain-containing protein, with the protein MKNNILKIMFLFYFLFFVFAESEQTGDKKDGSEVLGYWIGYDDTTNLKNSVIYVYKYNDKVYGRILNVIKKGKVYDINNPSGSKVVGFEHLSIEGLDFMWGLRYIKSADKWDYGKILDPKNGKIYASEMRVDSTTGNLLTKGKVWIFGRSKVWTRAKKNEIPQLDVEGMLPNPPISEK; encoded by the coding sequence ATGAAAAATAATATATTAAAAATTATGTTTCTATTTTATTTTTTATTTTTTGTATTTGCAGAGTCTGAGCAGACAGGTGATAAAAAAGATGGTAGTGAAGTTTTAGGATATTGGATTGGATATGATGATACTACAAATCTTAAAAATTCTGTTATTTATGTCTATAAATATAATGATAAAGTTTATGGTAGAATTTTAAATGTAATAAAGAAAGGTAAAGTATATGATATTAATAATCCTTCTGGCTCTAAGGTTGTGGGTTTTGAACATTTAAGTATTGAAGGTCTTGATTTTATGTGGGGACTTAGATATATTAAATCTGCTGATAAATGGGATTATGGGAAAATTCTTGACCCTAAGAATGGCAAAATTTATGCTTCTGAGATGCGAGTAGATTCAACAACTGGAAATCTTCTTACTAAAGGTAAGGTTTGGATTTTTGGCAGAAGTAAAGTTTGGACAAGAGCTAAAAAAAATGAAATTCCACAGTTAGATGTTGAAGGTATGCTGCCAAATCCCCCTATATCAGAGAAATAA
- the nadD gene encoding nicotinate (nicotinamide) nucleotide adenylyltransferase — protein MRIAILGGTYNPVHIGHMFLAKEIEYFLNVDKIIFVPTHKPVHKRVEKTSVQDRVEMLKLAIQHERNMFIDECDIINGGITYTVDTIACIKNKYIHDEIYLIIGDDLFKDFDSWKEPDTIVELVNLVVVHRIYNEKIISRFRHIYINNKILPVSSSEIRSRIERGLPVDYLLPFDVLRYIKDNNLYIKGK, from the coding sequence ATGAGAATAGCAATATTGGGTGGTACTTATAATCCTGTTCATATTGGTCATATGTTTCTGGCAAAGGAAATAGAATATTTCCTAAATGTTGATAAAATCATATTTGTTCCTACTCATAAGCCTGTTCATAAGCGTGTTGAAAAGACCAGTGTTCAAGATAGAGTTGAAATGCTTAAATTAGCAATACAACATGAGCGTAATATGTTTATTGATGAGTGTGATATAATTAATGGTGGTATAACTTATACTGTTGATACTATTGCTTGTATTAAAAATAAATATATTCATGATGAAATTTATTTGATCATTGGTGATGATCTTTTCAAGGATTTTGATTCGTGGAAGGAGCCAGATACAATAGTTGAATTAGTTAATCTTGTTGTAGTTCATAGAATTTATAATGAAAAAATAATTAGTAGGTTTAGACATATTTATATTAATAATAAAATATTGCCTGTTTCTTCTTCAGAAATTAGAAGTAGGATTGAAAGAGGGTTACCTGTTGATTATTTACTTCCCTTTGATGTTTTACGGTATATTAAAGACAATAACTTGTATATTAAAGGTAAATAG
- a CDS encoding RNA polymerase sigma factor RpoD/SigA, producing MNIFSNEDLNIYLKSVRGHRLITHEEEIELANQIKRGDIKAKNKMINANLRLVLKIIKRYAGKGLKVEDLIQEGNLGLIRAAEKYDPSKNTKFSTYASFWIKQSLQRALNTKTRLVKVPYRKENLILQINKYLMEEEKSPKKEDIMEKFNLTTSQYIKIIPYLEKEYSLDKKIEGSENSTLLNLYEDNSFNPESTLEQNSTLKHLNHILETKLNDKERYIIRKRYNLDNEDKKSTLKDISSELGISSETVRQIEKRVLKKLRDELYQ from the coding sequence GTGAATATATTTAGTAATGAAGATTTAAACATATACCTAAAATCAGTAAGAGGACACAGATTGATAACTCACGAAGAAGAAATTGAGCTAGCAAACCAAATAAAACGTGGGGATATAAAAGCAAAAAATAAAATGATAAATGCCAATTTACGTCTTGTACTGAAAATCATTAAAAGATATGCTGGCAAAGGATTAAAAGTTGAAGACCTAATACAAGAAGGAAATTTAGGTTTAATTAGAGCTGCAGAAAAATATGACCCAAGCAAAAATACTAAATTTTCAACCTATGCTTCATTCTGGATTAAGCAATCACTTCAAAGAGCATTAAATACTAAAACAAGACTTGTAAAGGTTCCTTACAGAAAAGAAAATTTAATACTCCAAATAAACAAATATCTTATGGAAGAAGAAAAATCTCCTAAAAAAGAAGACATAATGGAAAAGTTTAACTTAACAACTTCTCAATATATAAAAATCATTCCTTATCTGGAAAAAGAATATTCCCTTGATAAAAAGATTGAAGGTTCAGAAAATTCCACACTCTTAAATCTTTATGAAGATAATTCTTTTAATCCAGAAAGTACTCTTGAACAAAATTCAACACTAAAACATCTCAATCATATATTAGAGACCAAACTAAACGATAAAGAGAGATATATTATAAGAAAGCGATATAACTTAGATAATGAAGATAAAAAAAGCACATTAAAAGATATTTCTAGTGAGCTTGGCATTTCCTCAGAAACCGTCAGACAAATTGAAAAACGGGTACTAAAAAAACTAAGAGATGAACTTTATCAATAA
- a CDS encoding pyridoxamine kinase gives MKRILAMHDISTMGRSSLTICIPVISSFNMQVCPLVTSVLSATTNYKEFEIIDLTNNLEKFILSWKNQNEKFDIFYSGFLGSNKQHKIIENMFKMMKFKKIIIDPVFADNDILYPIFNQKIVNEFRNLIKYADIITPNLTELKMLSKTENIKNKDEMIKAISSLEINGITIVTSVEKKTLIGTVAYNSKTKEYSEIFLEKLERNFGGTGDLFTSLLIGYLEKLEIEQALEKATKVLHSIIKYSIENNVPQKEGIPIEQFLKNIF, from the coding sequence ATGAAAAGAATATTGGCCATGCATGATATTTCAACTATGGGACGCTCATCACTTACAATATGCATACCAGTCATATCTTCATTTAATATGCAAGTTTGCCCACTTGTAACTTCTGTTTTATCAGCAACAACAAACTATAAAGAATTTGAAATAATAGATTTAACAAATAACTTAGAAAAGTTTATTTTATCTTGGAAAAATCAAAATGAAAAATTTGATATATTCTATAGTGGATTTCTTGGAAGTAATAAGCAACATAAAATAATAGAAAATATGTTTAAGATGATGAAGTTTAAAAAAATAATAATTGATCCCGTCTTCGCAGACAATGACATACTCTATCCTATTTTCAACCAAAAAATAGTAAATGAATTTAGAAATTTAATCAAATATGCAGATATCATAACACCTAACTTAACAGAACTGAAAATGCTATCTAAAACTGAAAATATAAAAAATAAAGATGAAATGATAAAAGCAATATCAAGTCTTGAAATAAATGGAATAACCATAGTTACAAGTGTAGAAAAGAAAACTCTTATAGGAACTGTCGCTTATAATTCAAAAACAAAAGAATATTCAGAAATTTTTCTAGAAAAATTAGAACGAAACTTTGGTGGAACAGGCGATTTATTTACTAGCTTACTAATAGGTTACCTTGAAAAACTGGAAATAGAACAGGCTTTAGAAAAAGCAACCAAAGTACTTCATTCAATAATAAAATATTCTATTGAAAATAATGTTCCACAAAAAGAGGGTATTCCAATTGAACAATTTTTAAAAAATATTTTTTAA
- the murG gene encoding undecaprenyldiphospho-muramoylpentapeptide beta-N-acetylglucosaminyltransferase, giving the protein MKTKKIIFFTGGGTGGHIFPGIAIISKLKEFDPQIKFFWLGQKGAMEEKIIKEHTHIKFIAIPSGKFRRYFSLKNFIDFFKVIFGIITSFFIIKKYKPQIIYATGGFVSSPPIIAASLLKIKRITHEMDLDPGLATKINSKFAHKIHVSFKESTKYFNNKNVLYTDSPIRKEFLNPNLNILKNLTQNTKKPIISVLGGSLGAEALNKLTTNIKNQIDAYFIHQCGKNLDTIREKNYLRSQFFNAEEMASIVKFSSIIISRAGSGAIKEFANASACVIFIPLVKGSRGDQVRNAKLLEDQNACLKIDEENLNESKIINTIKEILGNKAKANILRNNIKKFYNQDSSKIIANLLLKEFTEEINAS; this is encoded by the coding sequence ATGAAAACCAAAAAGATAATATTTTTTACAGGAGGAGGTACAGGAGGACATATTTTTCCAGGCATAGCAATAATTTCAAAACTTAAAGAATTTGATCCACAGATCAAATTCTTCTGGCTAGGACAAAAAGGCGCAATGGAAGAAAAAATTATAAAAGAACACACACATATCAAATTTATTGCAATTCCATCAGGAAAATTTAGAAGATATTTTTCTTTAAAAAATTTCATTGATTTTTTTAAAGTCATTTTTGGAATAATTACAAGTTTTTTCATAATAAAAAAGTATAAGCCTCAAATTATATATGCAACCGGCGGCTTTGTATCAAGTCCTCCAATTATTGCAGCAAGTTTACTTAAGATAAAAAGAATAACTCATGAAATGGATCTTGACCCAGGACTTGCAACAAAAATTAACTCGAAATTTGCACACAAGATACATGTCAGTTTCAAAGAAAGCACAAAATATTTTAATAACAAAAATGTCTTATATACAGACTCACCAATAAGAAAAGAATTTCTAAATCCAAATCTAAATATCTTAAAAAACTTAACTCAAAATACAAAAAAGCCTATCATTAGCGTGCTCGGAGGTTCTCTGGGAGCAGAGGCTTTAAATAAGTTGACTACTAATATAAAAAATCAAATTGATGCGTATTTTATCCATCAATGCGGAAAAAATTTAGACACAATTAGAGAAAAGAATTACTTAAGAAGCCAATTTTTTAATGCAGAAGAAATGGCAAGTATAGTAAAGTTTTCAAGTATAATAATAAGCAGGGCAGGTTCAGGAGCAATTAAGGAATTCGCAAATGCTAGTGCATGTGTAATATTTATACCATTGGTCAAAGGTTCAAGAGGAGATCAAGTCAGAAATGCAAAATTATTAGAAGACCAAAATGCATGTTTAAAAATAGATGAAGAAAACTTAAATGAGAGTAAAATAATAAATACAATCAAAGAAATTTTGGGTAATAAAGCAAAAGCTAATATACTACGAAATAACATAAAAAAATTTTACAACCAAGATTCATCAAAGATAATAGCCAATCTATTATTAAAAGAATTTACAGAGGAAATCAATGCTAGTTGA
- the flgF gene encoding flagellar basal-body rod protein FlgF, which yields MVRGIYTAASGMMAQRHRLDVIANNLANIDLTGYKKDSSIQKAFPEMLIRRVNDDGLYKFPKGYLETAPVVGKIGTGVEENEIYTSFEQGPLKITGNPLDLALTNEGFFVVKTPEGERYTRNGSFTLGKEGILVTKDGYPVIGEKGYIHLKHNNFKITEKGQIFHNTTFEENPKRLVSEYENSWDNYELLDNLKIVNFEKPRFLKKQGSSLWNSTEISGEAKNIAINSRPTIETGALEGSNVNAINEMVSMITVNRAYEANQKIIQTEDSLLGKLINEIGKF from the coding sequence TTGGTAAGAGGCATTTATACGGCTGCCAGTGGAATGATGGCACAAAGGCATCGATTAGATGTTATAGCTAATAACTTAGCAAACATTGATCTTACAGGATATAAAAAAGATTCATCTATACAAAAAGCATTCCCTGAAATGTTAATAAGGAGAGTTAATGACGATGGTCTTTATAAATTTCCTAAAGGATATCTTGAAACAGCTCCTGTTGTAGGTAAAATTGGAACAGGAGTTGAAGAAAATGAAATATATACTTCCTTTGAACAAGGGCCACTAAAAATTACTGGAAACCCTCTTGATTTAGCATTAACAAATGAAGGCTTTTTTGTCGTTAAAACGCCAGAAGGAGAAAGATATACACGAAATGGTTCCTTTACACTAGGAAAAGAAGGTATACTTGTCACCAAAGATGGCTATCCTGTGATTGGAGAAAAGGGATATATACACTTAAAACACAATAACTTTAAAATAACAGAAAAAGGACAAATATTTCATAACACAACATTTGAAGAAAACCCTAAAAGACTTGTAAGTGAATATGAAAATTCTTGGGACAACTATGAACTTCTTGATAATCTAAAAATTGTAAATTTTGAAAAACCAAGGTTTTTAAAAAAGCAAGGAAGTTCACTTTGGAACAGTACGGAAATATCTGGAGAAGCCAAAAATATTGCAATAAACTCAAGACCTACAATTGAAACTGGTGCATTAGAAGGGTCCAATGTAAATGCAATTAATGAAATGGTATCAATGATTACAGTTAACAGAGCTTATGAAGCAAATCAAAAAATAATACAAACAGAAGATTCACTTCTTGGTAAATTAATTAACGAAATTGGAAAATTTTAA
- a CDS encoding divergent polysaccharide deacetylase family protein — MNIHNASIFFKKNKSKVAILLVLITSFVSVIVMFFSLAHIIANSKKFNLSFKDKLATIKKVNLIKKIKKVKLSKLKPEFYLIIDDVGYDEFMLDEFIKINLKINFSIIPFLPKSMDFYNKLINKNKITMIHFPMQSQHNNSIEKFHININDNQFAIQKKLEKTFKAYPKAKIMNNHMGSLITANENIMKIILTKLKEENKYFFDSLTTQKSISEKTGKSIGITVEQRDIFLDNNDNEHDVNKALERAKQIAREKGVVKVIGHIWSKNTLKILKQETEKLNQEFEFKNLINLYQREENNEGTWHREFM; from the coding sequence ATGAATATTCATAATGCTTCTATTTTTTTTAAAAAAAATAAATCTAAGGTTGCAATATTGTTAGTTCTTATTACATCTTTTGTTTCAGTGATTGTGATGTTTTTTAGTCTTGCACATATAATAGCAAATTCAAAAAAATTCAATTTAAGTTTTAAAGATAAATTAGCAACAATTAAAAAAGTAAATCTAATCAAAAAAATAAAGAAAGTAAAACTTAGCAAGTTAAAACCTGAATTTTATCTTATAATTGATGATGTTGGCTATGACGAATTTATGCTGGACGAATTCATAAAAATTAACTTAAAAATCAATTTTTCAATTATTCCCTTTCTGCCAAAATCAATGGATTTTTATAATAAACTAATAAATAAAAATAAAATTACAATGATTCATTTTCCAATGCAATCACAACACAATAATTCGATAGAAAAATTTCATATAAATATAAATGACAATCAATTTGCAATACAAAAAAAACTTGAAAAGACATTTAAAGCATATCCTAAGGCAAAAATAATGAATAATCATATGGGAAGCCTTATTACTGCAAACGAAAACATAATGAAAATTATTTTAACCAAACTTAAAGAAGAAAATAAATACTTTTTTGACAGCCTAACTACTCAAAAGAGTATATCTGAAAAAACTGGCAAAAGTATTGGAATTACAGTAGAACAAAGAGATATATTTCTTGATAATAATGATAACGAACACGATGTTAATAAAGCACTTGAAAGAGCAAAACAAATAGCAAGAGAAAAAGGAGTGGTTAAAGTAATAGGACACATTTGGTCAAAAAATACTCTTAAAATATTAAAACAAGAAACAGAGAAATTAAATCAAGAATTCGAATTTAAAAATTTAATCAATCTTTATCAAAGAGAGGAAAATAATGAAGGTACTTGGCATAGAGAGTTCATGTGA
- a CDS encoding ribosomal-processing cysteine protease Prp: MISVLIKTHNDVIIYVLANGHAQGNGCVSMVCSSFSFILRTFLSILDYDQENFIVDNSLRRGYLKFEASFGHLNKQSLFYYSKFLLQGVKDLCLEYPYDIKLILEETSGNK; this comes from the coding sequence GTGATTAGTGTTTTAATAAAGACCCATAATGATGTGATTATCTATGTTTTAGCTAATGGACATGCACAAGGAAATGGTTGTGTGAGCATGGTTTGTTCTTCTTTTTCTTTTATTTTAAGGACTTTTTTAAGTATTCTTGATTATGATCAAGAAAATTTTATTGTAGATAATTCTTTAAGGAGAGGGTACTTAAAATTTGAAGCTTCTTTTGGGCATTTGAATAAGCAGAGTCTTTTTTATTATAGTAAATTTTTATTACAAGGTGTAAAGGATTTATGTCTTGAATATCCGTATGATATTAAATTAATTTTGGAGGAAACTAGTGGCAACAAGTAA
- the obgE gene encoding GTPase ObgE codes for MHTFKDSLNITVSSGNGGAGSVSFLRERFKAKGGPDGGDGGKGGDVIFKVKADLKTLSIYKNGQRLAASNGKPGMGSRRSGACGENLFIFVPPNTCVYDAATDSMLFELQTFDDEVIVLKGGRGGLGNASFKSSTKQTPRFAQPGESGVTLNLRLKLSLIADIGLVGLPNSGKSSLISKITDSKSKVANYIFTTQIPHLGVIKSYYDDLVVVDLPGIIEGANRGLGLGYEFLRHILKTKILVFLIDVSSNNFLNDYNVLFHELSVYNTEFLNKKRIIVANKLDLDGAVENFNELKSTLKSEKILGVSIYKNIGIDELVSELFTLSGNG; via the coding sequence TTGCATACATTTAAAGATTCTTTGAACATAACCGTATCTTCAGGTAATGGGGGTGCTGGTTCTGTTTCTTTTTTGCGTGAAAGATTTAAGGCTAAAGGTGGACCTGACGGTGGTGATGGGGGAAAAGGGGGAGATGTAATTTTTAAGGTCAAGGCCGATCTTAAAACTTTATCTATTTATAAAAATGGTCAAAGGCTTGCTGCTAGTAATGGCAAGCCTGGTATGGGCTCTAGAAGAAGTGGGGCTTGTGGTGAAAATTTGTTTATTTTTGTTCCACCAAATACTTGTGTTTATGATGCTGCAACCGATTCTATGTTGTTTGAACTTCAAACTTTTGATGATGAAGTTATTGTTTTAAAGGGTGGAAGAGGTGGACTTGGAAATGCAAGTTTTAAAAGTTCTACTAAACAGACTCCAAGGTTTGCTCAGCCTGGAGAGTCTGGTGTAACTTTAAATTTGCGTCTTAAATTATCATTAATAGCTGATATTGGGCTTGTTGGACTTCCTAATTCAGGCAAGTCTTCTCTTATTTCTAAAATAACTGATTCAAAATCTAAAGTTGCCAATTATATTTTTACTACTCAGATTCCACATCTTGGTGTGATTAAGTCTTATTATGATGATTTGGTGGTTGTAGATTTGCCTGGAATAATAGAAGGTGCGAATCGGGGCTTAGGTCTTGGATACGAATTTTTAAGACATATTTTAAAGACTAAAATTTTAGTCTTTTTGATTGATGTTTCTAGTAATAACTTTTTAAATGATTATAATGTTCTTTTTCATGAGCTTAGTGTATATAATACTGAGTTTTTAAACAAAAAACGCATAATTGTTGCTAATAAACTTGATTTAGATGGTGCTGTTGAAAATTTTAATGAGCTTAAGAGTACTTTAAAGAGTGAAAAAATTTTAGGAGTTTCTATTTATAAAAATATAGGAATAGACGAACTTGTTAGTGAACTTTTTACTCTATCAGGAAATGGATAA
- a CDS encoding rod-binding protein: MINKINLQTLKTNNQINQMKNLKTKKSKETNQHKNDHRIYTAALEFEAIFIEQMIKSMRNSLQKENNLINGGQTEEVFEDMLYLERSKQIAKSKSFGLADLIYNQITEVKQS, translated from the coding sequence ATGATAAACAAAATTAACCTACAAACCTTAAAAACAAATAATCAAATTAACCAAATGAAAAATTTAAAAACAAAAAAATCAAAAGAAACAAATCAACACAAAAATGACCATAGAATTTATACAGCTGCATTAGAATTCGAGGCAATATTTATAGAGCAAATGATTAAAAGCATGAGAAATTCTTTACAAAAAGAAAATAATCTAATTAACGGTGGACAAACAGAGGAAGTCTTTGAAGATATGCTTTATTTAGAAAGATCAAAACAAATAGCTAAATCCAAAAGTTTCGGACTTGCCGATTTAATCTACAATCAAATAACAGAAGTAAAGCAATCCTAG
- a CDS encoding adenine phosphoribosyltransferase, whose translation MKDKTGYYDRFILKVPNFPKEGILFYDITNVLLKTEAYKSLLEDVYAFYSKRKIDCIAAIESRGYLIGAPLALKMSLPFLLIRKEGKLPRQVLKEKYKLEYGFSSIEIHNDDVKQNSNILLVDDILATGGTLKAAAMLLEKAGAVVSDIFCFIELVSINGRDILREYNFNSLVKYP comes from the coding sequence ATGAAGGATAAAACGGGATATTATGATAGATTTATTTTAAAAGTTCCTAACTTTCCAAAAGAAGGTATACTTTTTTATGATATTACTAATGTTTTATTAAAAACAGAAGCATATAAGTCCTTATTAGAAGATGTATATGCTTTTTATTCAAAAAGAAAAATTGATTGCATTGCTGCTATTGAATCAAGAGGATATCTTATTGGTGCTCCTTTGGCCTTGAAAATGAGCTTGCCTTTTTTGTTAATTCGAAAAGAAGGTAAACTTCCAAGGCAAGTTTTAAAGGAGAAATATAAGCTTGAATATGGATTTAGCAGTATTGAAATACATAATGATGATGTTAAACAAAATTCAAACATTTTATTAGTCGATGATATTTTGGCTACTGGAGGTACTTTAAAAGCAGCAGCCATGTTGCTTGAAAAGGCAGGTGCTGTAGTGTCTGATATATTTTGTTTTATTGAGCTTGTAAGCATAAATGGTAGAGATATTTTAAGGGAGTATAATTTTAATTCTCTTGTTAAATATCCATGA